TATTCGGTACTTGGCTGCTCGCCTTTCGATTTTTCTTCGCCTCGAGTACTCACTCAAGATGTCGCGTCTCTCGACGCTGACCTACAGCAAGTTTACCGAAACGATTCCGAATCCCGCCCATGTGGTGCTCTTCAAAATCGAGCAACTCTTCGGAGTAGGCGTTATCGATATCAACCCGCGTCTCGCTCTCACCATGGTGGACCGGATGCTGGGCGGCAAGGGGCACTCCGTGCAGGGCGAACGCTACTTGACCGAGATCGAAACCAATTTGGTAGACGACGTGGTAGGAATAGCTCTCGAGGAATGGTGCCGTCAGTGGAAATCCGAGCAGGAACTCGACACCACTATTATCGGCCATGAAAGCAATGGACGCTTCCTGGAAACCTCCCCGGCAGACGCGATTATGCTTGTTCTTTCCATGGAGGCAGGAGTTGGTGATTGTTCTGAATCCATACAGATAGGTCTACCTTATTATACGCTCGAGCCCATCATCAAGCGAATGCATGAGGCGAAGGAGAAAGACCTCGGCCTAGAGCTCGCTCAGTCGGAAAGCAGTTGGCAGTCTAGTTTTAATAATATAGACATACCTGTACAGGCTGAGTGGGACGGAGATCGCCTCACCACCAAGGAAGTGCTCAATCTGCGTCCAGGCGACGTGCTGAGATTTCCGAAATCAGTTTTAAAGAATACGCGGGTACGTCTCGCGAACTCGGTGAAATTTACAGGGGAAGTCGGTCTCGAGAACAATCGGGTCGGCGTTAAGCTAATTAAGAAAGTAGAAGAGGATAGTTCGGAACTATGAACATGTTAGAAGAAACGAAAGACCTAGGCCTATTGATGGACGTGAAGGTAAAGCTTACCGTCCAGCTCGGATCTTGCCGCATGCCTATGCGGGAGGTCATGGAGCTCGTGCCAGGTTCGGTGATCCAGCTTAACCAAGAAGCCAAGGATCCAGTTGGCCTCTATATCAACGACAAGCTCATCGCTTACGGTGAAGTCGTGGTGGTAGAAGACAATTTCGGCATCAAGATCACCGAGATGGCAAACGGCTAGGCCGTATTGCGATTCCAAGGCATCTGCTTAAGCTCAACCCTAGTGACCTCGATGAGAGCTTTCCGTTTATCTTTTCTTTCCGTCCTCCTTTTGGCCTGTGTGGGCAGCCAAGTCTTTGCTCGCGCTAAGGCGGTGCCTTGCCAGAGCGTGGAGAGTTCTCCGCAGGGCATTTTGATCCGCTACGCGGTGCCCATCGAAAGCAAGCCAACCTTATCGGTGGTTTTTGGCGCCATACTCAGTAGGGAAGATCGGGCCCCTGTAGTTTGCGATGAGGACACCAAGGCCGCTATCGATTTGGCGGTCAACGAGGTGATTGGGAGGCAGACTTTGGCTCAGATGGAAGATTCCGGCCATTTGGAATCTGTTCGTGAGGAAATGGAATCCAAGCTACGCGAAGCGCT
This region of Pelagicoccus albus genomic DNA includes:
- a CDS encoding flagellar motor switch protein FliM is translated as MADEEQEEGELLNQTDIDALIQEAMEEPEEIIYDPEGNKVKTPKGTRIEPYDFRNPIFLTEVELRRVRIRHEEFIRYLAARLSIFLRLEYSLKMSRLSTLTYSKFTETIPNPAHVVLFKIEQLFGVGVIDINPRLALTMVDRMLGGKGHSVQGERYLTEIETNLVDDVVGIALEEWCRQWKSEQELDTTIIGHESNGRFLETSPADAIMLVLSMEAGVGDCSESIQIGLPYYTLEPIIKRMHEAKEKDLGLELAQSESSWQSSFNNIDIPVQAEWDGDRLTTKEVLNLRPGDVLRFPKSVLKNTRVRLANSVKFTGEVGLENNRVGVKLIKKVEEDSSEL
- the fliN gene encoding flagellar motor switch protein FliN; this translates as MNMLEETKDLGLLMDVKVKLTVQLGSCRMPMREVMELVPGSVIQLNQEAKDPVGLYINDKLIAYGEVVVVEDNFGIKITEMANG